Within Runella rosea, the genomic segment ATCCTCCGCCCGGGGTGAATCACTGGCTTTGTTATACGTTTGAACTTTTCCGTATCCCGCCGCGTCGGTTCCAAAGTTTACTTCTACGTATTCAATGGTTTCTACTTTAGGAATGGTTTGGTATAATTTTACAAAAAATAAAGTCACAAACAGCACCGACGTTACGATTGTTGAGCCGGCAAAGGCGACCATTTGGTGTTCGCGATCTTGGGGGCTGGTCACTAGCATTGGTAATTCTTTGATTGATTTTGTCTAATTAACGCAAAATAAAGGGAATTTGTATACTGACAAAAAAAAAGGGGCACTTAGCCCCTTTTCCTAAATTCAATAAAACATTTATTATTGACGAAATACGTAGGCATTGGCTCCCGAAAGGAGACTTACCCGCGCTAATTGTAATTTTGCTTTTTTGGAATTCTCACACCCAATCGCCGCCACAATGATTAATTTACCATCGGTGGGTTCAGGGTTAAGAATGTGGGCATTTTCGTATCCGTTACGCTGTAATTTTTGCTCAAGTTTACGGGCGTTTTCAATGTTTGAAAATCCGCCTGCAATCACCAAAAAGTCAGCTTTTTCATCCGATTTATAAGAAATTGAGGCGGGTAAATCGGTGGCAGGTTTCACTACTACTTCTTTTTTAACGACGGCGGTTTCTTTCACTTCTTTCGGTGCAACTACGACACCAGGAATAGATTCATTAGGCGTTACAGCCTCATTTTCAACGGGTAAAGCCGCTGCCTCTTGGGGTACTGAAGACTGGATTTTAACAGTGTTAGGTTTTATATCAGTTGCAAACCACGCCTTCACGGCAGGAACAAGGTCAAAAGGATTGAGGCTCGACTTCAAACTTTCGGAAGGTAACTGCGTAATACCCGCCACCAACGCACAACCTGCAATCAAAAGTCCTCCGATGTACATTCCGACGCGTGAGCGACGACGACGGGGCAACTCATACGTTAGCTCCTTAGCCGCACGGTCCGTCTCGGTCCAGTTGTAGGCATCAGCAGTTTCGGCAACTTTCAATGCGGGATCGACCTGATTGACATGGATGGATTTCAAACCGTAACTCTCGGCGTAGAAATTAACCAAGGTCAAAGGTTCAAATTGGAGTTTACCTTCCTCATTATTGGCCAGACTTCCTATGCCCTCCAACATAAAACTCCCATTCTCCTGAATGGACTGTTTGATGTCTTCCACAAATTTCCGAATTCGTTTCTGCGCTTCTTCGCGGGAGATTTGCTCATTGATGGTCAGGTAATGCGCCAATAATCCATCGTCCAATTTGAGCGCTTCGTTGAAGGCTACCCTTTTTTGGGGTGCGTGGTAAAGTGCATTTTGCTCACTGTAAAAAGCGTGGCTAAAATACACTAAAAACCCGCCTAAGTCAGGCAGAACAACACAGTCGTGTTCGAAAAGTAATTTTCGGGTATAATCCAATACCGATATCATATCTTTCATCAAACCGTTTATGGGGAATTGGGTACTAAGGTACACATTCGAAAAAAAAAAAGCAATAGTCTGAAGACGATTGCTTTTTAAATTGCAAGTGAAAGGTGGCTAATTGCTTCTTATAGAACACTCTGGCGCATCTGCCTTTGCAAAAGTTTTTTTATTTAGAACTGGAGCGATAATCCAGCTAAGAAATTAAGACCCTGCTGCGGGTAATATAAATACCGCTCGTAGCTTTTGCCCAACAAATTGTTGACAGAAGCAAAAATTGAAAAGTTACGTGTCAGCAGATAATCCACCTTCAAATTCAAATCCACAATGGGTTTCAAGGCTACGGTTTTCCCCGTCAAGAAGTTCCGATTTTTGATCCCGCCGATATAATAGGCGTCGATGGTTGCGAACATTTTTTTGCTGAAAACAAAGTGATTATTCCACGTAACCGTGGTCGTTGGACGCCCCCAAGGCTGTTCGAGACGTTTGACCCCGTAATCATAAAAATCGCCGCGAAGGGTAGAACGAACAATGTTTTGGTATTGATAGCCTACCTGGGCCGAAACCGTCAGCACGTTGATGTAATCAGCATCATACACAACGGCAAACTTGGTCGAATCAAGCCAATCGTTGTTGAATCCGTAAAAATTCTTAAACAACGCGTAAGATACTTTTCCTTCAAACTGGAACGAAGGCCCCAATTCACCTTTTAATCCGCCGTAGATGTCTCGGCTTCGTTCGGTATTGGCAATGGTCACATTGGGGGCTAACCAACGGTTTTCGCCCAATAAAGAGCGGAGCGTGTTACGACTCATATCTCCCCCGTAACCTGCAAAAATGTGTACTCCGTTGAAGGGAACGGCATCCACTTCCAACTGAGGAAATCCGACGGTACGGTTAATCTTAAGGCGGTCGTCGGTTTCGTTGACGGCTTTGAATGCCGCCGTTACCGTGAACGCATTATACGCAAATTTGAACGCTGGCTTGATGCTGAACAAGTTACGCTTAAATGTTTCGGCATCGACCCGCTGCGAAACAAATGCATCGGCGTTCAGCAACGCAAATATGTTTTCAGTAATCGGAATCGAGCCCGAGAAATTGGTTCCCCAGTCGGTTTCACCTGCATTGTAACGGTCACTCAGGCGATACAAAGAGGTTTTGAGCGCGTAGTCAATGAATTTGTTGTTGTCAATATTTTCAAATCCTACCTGAAGACCAAAGGTGTTGAGCGTTTGGCGAATGTTTGCCTTTTGAACTTCGGCGTTGGGTTGGTTGCGGTTGGCGTAAAAATAGTAATTGTCGCGGTCATAAAACAGCGTCCCCCCCAACTTGAAAGTACTGCCCAGATACTGTCCGTTGATTTTCAAGCGGTTCTCACTATTGGCCGAATTTTTCCCGTCTACGGGTCCCGTTTGATTGGAAAGATGCTTAAAATGAACATCATACCCTAAGTCTTCGGTATGGCCACCCATGAACCCTTCGCCGTACAACTTACCGTAATTGCCCCCGCCGAGTTTTACGTAATTTTGCAGGTTACCGTCTTCTTCGGGTTTCTCATTTCCGTTGACAGGCAACACATTGGGGGTCATCTTGGGGGCACCAAGGGTAAGTTTGGGCGCGCGAAATTCATAATTTAACTTTCGATCGTCCTCCTCGTTGGTAAACGGCTGCAGTTTATTGTAGAGGCGGTTGGCCGGTGGCAATTCAATTTTTTTCTTTTTTTCAATTTCAAACGTCTGACTGTCAATCTCTCCCGTTGGTTTCTGGGCAAAGGCGTCTTGTGAAAGAAGGCTATATAGTGACTGGCTGACTAAGAGCGATACGAGTATTTTTTTCATCGTTTGTCCGTTTCGATTGGGTTATTCGTTTCCTGAATGAGCGGTGAGGGTTATTGTAATGCGGCCAATTTTGCCTTGGCCAATTCAAGTGCCTGCGCATCATCGGTGTTTTCAATCACTGATTGGAGCGTTGCTTTGGCCTGATCGGGGTCTTTCAATCCAACGTATACATCGGCCAATAAAATAAAGGCCCTCACCCGCCACTTCTCATAGTCCGCAAATTGCTTATTCAATTCCATCACCGACGCCTGTGCTTCTTTGTATTTTTGCTGACGAAACAACGCCTCGGAAGCCCAATACTTCGCTTCTGCCCCAAATTCATCCTTGGAAACTGAAAGGATTTTCTTTAACTCAACATCGGCGGTCTTATAGTCTTCTTTTTCAATGTACACTTTCGCGGTTTGCATTTGTGCTTTTTTGGTCGAACCCGGAATGACGTCTCCCGCGTTAATCACCTCACGGGCAAAATACAGGGTCGAATCGTATTTCTTCATCACAAAGTAAGTATCCATCAGGCGCATCAATCCCGTAACCCGGTCGGTTTTACTGTCTGACTGCGCAAACACGACGTAATAATTACGCACGGCATTGGGATAATTCCCCTGTTGGTTTTCAATATCTCCCGCCCGTAAGGCGGCTTTGGGGGTAAAACGCTCATCTGATTCTCCAATGACCATGTTAAACAGTTTAATGGCATTAGGAAAATCATTGGAACGGTAAAAACTTTCACCCGCCAAATACCGTGCTTCCGTGGCCGAGCCGCTGTTGGGATAATCCCGGATAAAACTTTGCAAGGCTTTGAGCGCTTGGGGATACTTACCGTCGGCGTACAATCCTTTGGCCGTTTCAAATTCCAATTTTTCGGTTTCAGTACTTTGGGGATTTTTACGTTTGTAATCAGAAAGCACATCCGACATTTCCTCGGTCCGGCCTGCATTTTCAAGCGTG encodes:
- a CDS encoding HU domain-containing protein, with the protein product MKDMISVLDYTRKLLFEHDCVVLPDLGGFLVYFSHAFYSEQNALYHAPQKRVAFNEALKLDDGLLAHYLTINEQISREEAQKRIRKFVEDIKQSIQENGSFMLEGIGSLANNEEGKLQFEPLTLVNFYAESYGLKSIHVNQVDPALKVAETADAYNWTETDRAAKELTYELPRRRRSRVGMYIGGLLIAGCALVAGITQLPSESLKSSLNPFDLVPAVKAWFATDIKPNTVKIQSSVPQEAAALPVENEAVTPNESIPGVVVAPKEVKETAVVKKEVVVKPATDLPASISYKSDEKADFLVIAGGFSNIENARKLEQKLQRNGYENAHILNPEPTDGKLIIVAAIGCENSKKAKLQLARVSLLSGANAYVFRQ
- a CDS encoding TonB-dependent receptor, whose product is MKKILVSLLVSQSLYSLLSQDAFAQKPTGEIDSQTFEIEKKKKIELPPANRLYNKLQPFTNEEDDRKLNYEFRAPKLTLGAPKMTPNVLPVNGNEKPEEDGNLQNYVKLGGGNYGKLYGEGFMGGHTEDLGYDVHFKHLSNQTGPVDGKNSANSENRLKINGQYLGSTFKLGGTLFYDRDNYYFYANRNQPNAEVQKANIRQTLNTFGLQVGFENIDNNKFIDYALKTSLYRLSDRYNAGETDWGTNFSGSIPITENIFALLNADAFVSQRVDAETFKRNLFSIKPAFKFAYNAFTVTAAFKAVNETDDRLKINRTVGFPQLEVDAVPFNGVHIFAGYGGDMSRNTLRSLLGENRWLAPNVTIANTERSRDIYGGLKGELGPSFQFEGKVSYALFKNFYGFNNDWLDSTKFAVVYDADYINVLTVSAQVGYQYQNIVRSTLRGDFYDYGVKRLEQPWGRPTTTVTWNNHFVFSKKMFATIDAYYIGGIKNRNFLTGKTVALKPIVDLNLKVDYLLTRNFSIFASVNNLLGKSYERYLYYPQQGLNFLAGLSLQF